Below is a window of Sulfitobacter sp. SK012 DNA.
TCACCTCGAAAACCTATGCGGATGCGGATCCCACGCCAGTTTTCCACCATGTTGGTGTCTATGCCTACCGTCCCGACGCCCTGGCAGCTTATCCGGCGTGGCTGGCCGGCCCGCTAGAGCAGCTTGAAGGGCTAGAACAGCTTCGGTTCATGGAAAACGGTCGGGCAGTGCTTTGTGTTGAGGTTGAAGCACGGGGGCGCCAATTTTGGGAGTTAAATAACCCGCAGGACGTCCCAAAGATCGAAACCATGATGGGACAGATGGGTCTCGAATGACCGACATCACTGTCAGCGTTGTCATTGTCAGCCGCGACCGCGCGCAGGCCTTGATGCGCTGCCTGCTTGGGGTTTCTCAACTGCAATTCCCCGCATTTGAGGTGATCGTTGTTGCCGACCCCACAGGGATCGCGGCAGCCGAGAAGATGCCCTTTGCTGAGCTACTCAAACTCGTTCCGTTTGACGAAGCCAACATATCCGAAGCACGCAATCTTGGCCTCGTTCATGCGGCAGGCGATGTGGTGGCTTTTATCGATGACGATGCCATTCCTGAACCGCAATGGTTGCGCTATCTGACAGCTCCTGTAGTCAAGCCAAATGTTGCGGCCATGACTGGGTTTGTGCGTGGGCGCAACGGTATCAGCTTTCAATGGCGGGCCCAGGGACTTAATGGCCTGGGTCAGCCAGGCGGGCTAGAAGTGGACGCGACGCAAGCCACGGTTTTGACCCCCCCCAAAGGACGCGCGATTAAAACCGAGGGCACCAACATGGCGTTTCGGCGCGACGTGCTCGTGGCGATTGGTGGGTTTGATCCCGCGTTTCATTACTATCTTGAAGAAACCGACTTGAATATGCGCCTCGCGCGGGCCGGTCACGCGACCGCTATTTCGCCGTTGGCTGAGGTGCATCATGGCTTTGCGCCGAACCGTATGCGCCGGGCTGATCGCGTTCCGTCAGATCTGTTTGATATTGGTGCAAGCTGGGCAGTGTTTGCGCGAAAATACATCCCTGATGCTGACAGAGAACTACATTGGCAAACCATCCGAACCGCTGAGCGCCGTCGGTTGCTATCGCATATGTGTGCAGGGCGCTTGGAGCCGCGTGATATTTCGCGTTTGCTGGGCCGCCTTGACGGGGGCCACAGCAACGGATTGTTGCGCGCGATCACTACTACGAAATTGCCGAACCATCCGGCGTCACCGTTCAAGGCGTTTCCCTATGAGCCCAAAGCCAGCATTCTCATTCAAACGCGGCTGATTGGGGCGCGGGCAGCGCAGGATCGGGCCGCAGCTCATGTGGCTGAGGGTGGTATCGCAACGGTCATAATTTTGTCACTTACATCTGCTTTTCATCGTTTAAGTTTTAACGATCAGGGTGTTTGGGTGCAGCGTGGTGGCCAATTTGGGCGATCTGACCGGGGGGGAAAATTGGTTCAGGTAACGCATTTCCGCCGAAGAGTGCGGCAAGAACGCGCTCGAATAGCCCTTCAAAGGGGGTTAATCAATTGATTTTAATCACAAACGTGATAAATCGCCGAAACGCCCTTTTATCATACTCAAAATGGTGCTTTTCGTCCTGAAAAGCGGTTAATATATATACAAATGCACCAACTAGTGGTGACGTAAATTGAGGTCCTGATGCGTAACAAAGTAACAAAAGCCATTTTTCCTGTCGCTGGTATGGGCACACGGTTTCTTCCTGCAACGAAATCTGTCCCAAAGGAGATTATGACTTTGGTGGACCGGCCACTGGTTCAATACGCCATCGATGAGGCGCGAGAAGCCGGGATCAAGGAATTCATCTTTGTCACGTCTCGTGGCAAGGGCGCGCTGGAAGATTACTTTGATCACGCTCCGGCGCTTGAAGAAGAATTGCGCAGGAAGGGCAAAACTGAGCTGCTTGAGGTTCTTCAGAATACGAACATGGAAAGTGGTGCAATTGCATATATCCGCCAACACCGTGCATTGGGTCTGGGGCATGCTGTTTGGTGCGCGCGACGCCTAATCGGTGATGAACCGTTTGCCGTGATGCTGCCTGATGACGTGATCGCCGCTGACAAGCCGTGCCTGCAGCAGATGGTCGAGGCCTATGAAGAAACTGGTGGCAATATGGTTGCGGCGATGGAAGTCGCTCCGGAAAAATCTTCGTCCTACGGTATGCTCGATATTCGAGAAGATATGGGCCATATGGTTGATGTCAAAGGTATGGTTGAGAAACCTGATGCCGATAAATCACCCTCAAACCTTGCCGTGATTGGGCGCTATATTTTGGCACCAACTGTTCTACAAAACCTAAACAAATTGAAAAGCGGTTCAGGTGGTGAGATTCAGTTGACCGATGCTATTGCAGCAGAGCTTGATCAGAACCGTAAGGTCTATGGCTACCGTTTCGAAGGCCAGCGATTTGATTGCGGATCTAAGTCGGGCTTTTTGCAGGCGACCGTGTCTTTTGGCCTAGGGCGTCCCGATCTGGAGGCCGATTTGCGGGCGTATCTGCATGACATCATGCAAGTGGACAAAGCGGCGCAATAAAGCTGCAGGGGGCTGCAATGCGTACAGTATTGGTAACGGGCGGCGCGGGCTACATTGGCAGCCACGCTTGCAAAGCACTTGCGGCGGCAGGTTTTGTTCCTGTGACGTTCGATAATCTGGTGACAGGTTGGCAGGATGCGGTCAAATTTGGCCCGTTTGAACAAGGCGATCTGATGAATCGCGCACGCCTCGACGAGGTTTTTGCGATACATAAGCCCATTGCTGTCATGCATTTCGCGGCCCTCAGTCAAGTGGGCGAGAGCATGTCGAAGCCTGGGCTTTACTGGCAAAATAACGTTATGGGGTCGCTCAACTTGATTGAGGCGGCTGTTGCGGCAAACTGCATGAATTTTGTCTTTTCATCGACCTGCGCAACATACGGTGATCAAGATAATGTGGTGCTGGATGAAAACAGCGCCCAGCACCCAATCAACGCATATGGCGCCTCCAAGCGCGCAATCGAAGATATCTTGCGCGATTTTGGTGAGGCTTATGGTCTGCATCACGTGATTTTCCGCTATTTTAACGTGGCTGGGGCTGACCCAGATGGCGAGGTGGGCGAGTTCCACCAACCAGAAACACATCTTGTCCCACTCATGCTTGATGCAATCGATGGCAAGCGTGATGCGCTCACGATATTTGGTACAGATTATGACACACCCGACGGCACCTGTATCCGCGACTATGTACATGTCTGCGATCTAGTCGATGCCCACGTTCTGGGGCTCAAGTGGCTCCAAGACGGCAAGGAGAATAGGGTTTTCAACCTTGGTACTGGCAGCGGTTTTTCCGTTCGTGAAGTGATTGATCACAGTCGCGATGTCACCAACCGGCCTGTGCCTGTCGTCCCCGGTGACCGGCGGCCCGGAGATTGCACCAAGCTCGTTTCCGGCTCATCCCGCGCGATCGCTGAGCTTGGGTGGAAGCCTGAGCGTTCTACATTGCGGCAAATGATCACCGACGCGTGGAGATGGCATCAAACAGGGCATTACAATCAATAGTGAGCCGCCTGCGCGGCTTTTGGACCTTACACGCAGTTTGCGTCGGGCGGGCCATTTGCCAACAGGGGTGGACCGGGTTGAAGCTGCGTATCTGAAGGCGCTGATTGCTGATCCTGTACCTGTCTTTGGTTTGATCCGGACGTCGCTAGGATACCTTTTGTTGGACCCTGCTGTTCTGACAATTTTTGCTCAACAGCTGCGTGGCGTGTCGCCATTTCCGCCAACAGGCATTCTCTCCGGGATGCACCGAAATGTGACGACTGAGGTCCGGCAGGCGCTTAGTTCTGCGCGACGATTGGCAATTGGTCGCGTGGCTCCTTGGGGCTTACCAAAACTGCTCGAACGCCATCTGCCACCTGGGTTTGCGTATCTCAATGTTGGGCATAGCAACCTTACAGATCGAGTCTTTCGGGCCGTAAAATCGGTTTCAGGCGCGCACATATCTGTGCTGATCCATGATGCTATTCCGCTGGATTTCCCGCAGTTTCAGCGCCCTAATACCGTCCGCCCGTTTGAGGAAAAGTTGCGTAGGGCTCAAGCTCACGCGGATTTGATCATCTATAATTCAGCCGATACTAAACGCCGCGCTGAGGCGCACATGCAAAGCTGGGGCACAGTTCCCAACGGGGTTGTCGCCCATTTAGGCACAACCATATCCGAGCCTGACGCTTCAAAATTACCGCCTGGGCTATCGCCAACTGAGCCCTATTTTGTCACCGTCGGCACCATCGAGCCGCGCAAGAACCATGCTTTCTTGTTGGATCTTTGGGCGCAGATGGGGCCGGCTGCGCCACTCTTGTTGATATGCGGCAATCGAGGCTGGAACAATCGTGAAGTTTTTGACCAACTTGATGGATTGAGCGCGACTTCACGGGTAAAAGAGGTCAACGATCTTAGTGACGCGGCGCTCTCAAGACTGGTCGCTGGCGCACAGGGTTTGTTGTTTCCAAGCCATGCAGAAGGCTTTGGCCTACCAGCGATTGAAGCACTGACGTTAGGTACGCCGGTTTTTTGCAACGATATTGAGACCTTTAGGGAGATTTTGGGCGAAAAAGCCGTTTACGCAACGGTTTCAGACAGCTATCTGTGGTTAAGTACGATTGAGGCTTGGACAACACGTTCTCACGCTAAGCGGGAAAAAATCAGGTTTGACGCCCCAAAATGGGACGATCATTTCAAGACCGTGTTAAGGTTAACCTGATAACCGCCATAGAAGAGCGAATGTCCGCGGTGTTAAGGGTAGTTCTTGGGAGCTTTGCAGTCATATCGGCTAAGGCTTCAGCGCAAGCGGTGGCGCCTTAGGGCGCTACGTAAAAAGCGAGAGCTGAAAAGCGTTGCAAACAGGACCGGACAAATCCGGCCCGACGATATTCTGCTGTTCTGTACCCAACGGAATGAGAAAATCCGCCTCCCCTATTTTCTTGATTATTACCGCAAGCAAGGCGTCGGTCACTTCTTTTTCGTGGATAACGACAGTGAAGATGGATCGCTAGACTATCTCCTAAATCAGCCTGACGTGTCCGTCTGGAGTACACGCGCAAGCTACAAGCGCTCAAGATTTGGTGTAGATTGGCTGAACTATTTACAGATGAAGCACGCTCACGGGCATTGGGTGCTTACAGTCGATCCGGACGAATTCCTGGTCTATCCGTTTTGTGACACGCGGCCTTTGCGCGCGTTGACCGATTGGTTAGATGCATCGTCGATCAAATCGTTCTCTGCAATGCTACTTGATATGTACCCCAAAGGCCGGTTGGACGAGCAACCCTACCGGATGGGCCAAGACCCGATTGAGATTGCATCGTGGTTTGACAGCGGCAACTATACCATTTCGCGCAATCATAATTTTACAAATCTGTGGATCCAAGGCGGCCCTCGCAGCCGGGTCTTCTTTCCTGATGAGCCGGAGAAAGCACCGGCGCTCAATAAGGTACCGCTGGTTAAGTGGGATCGCCGTTATGCGTACGTTAGTTCAACCCATATGCTTTTGCCGCGCGGTCTAAACCAAGTCTATGACGAGTGGGGCGGGGAAAAAGCGTCGGGCGTGTTGTTGCATACCAAATTTCTCGACACCTTTGGTGCCAAGGCACAAGAAGAGCTTGAGCGCGGTCAGCATTATGCAGGCTCTGTAGAATACAAAGCGTATGCACAAAGCCTCTCTGACAATCCGCATCTGTGGTGCAAATGGTCAGAGCGTTACATCAACTGGCGCCAACTTGAGATCCTTGGCCTGATGTCGAAAGGCAACTGGGCGTGACGGCGGGCGTCGGGATCGTGATGCTGGTCCACACAGCACTTGGGAGGGCGGAGCAGGTTGCGCGCCACTGGGCCCAAGCGGATTGTCCCGTTGTTATTCATGTAGACAAAGGAGTGCCCAAGCGTACGTACGACGCTTTTGTCAGCGCTTTGTCGGATGTGCCAAACCTGATGTTTTCAAAACGCTTCCGGTGCGAGTGGGGCACGTGGGGCATCGTGGCTGCTTCGCAGGTCGCCTCCGAACTTGTGCTGGCGAGCTTCGCTGAGGTGCGCCATGTCTATCTTGCTTCCGGATCATGCCTACCGCTGCGCCCGGTGCAAGAACTGATCGATTATCTCGCTGCACGACCTCAAACCGACTTTATTGAAAGTGCGACAACGGCGGATGTTCCTTGGACCGTCGGGGGGTTGGATGCGGAACGGTTCACCATGCATTTCCCCTTTTCGTGGAAGCGCCAGCGGTTCCTTTTTGACCGCACTGTTGAATTTCAGCGGCGCTTTGGTTTTAGGCGCAAGATGCCTAACGGCATTATCCCACACATGGGTTCGCAGTGGTGGTGCCTGACCCGGCAGACCCTTTCGGCAATTCTTCAAGACCCTGATCGGGACGAATATGACCGATATTTCAAACGCGTCTGGATACCCGATGAGAGCTATTTCCAGACCCTGTCGCGGCTCTATGCGATCAATGTAGAAAGCCGCTCTTTGACCCTGTCGAAGTTCGATTTTCAGGGTAAACCGCATATTTTCTATGATGACCATCTGCAGCTCTTACGCCGTTCTGATTGTTTCGTAGCGCGCAAGATCTGGCCTTACGCAGATCGGCTTTATGAAGCGTTTTTGACGGATGCTGCTGGGGCAATGAAAAAGACGGAGCCAAACCCAGGTAAAATTGACCGTATTTTCTCGAAGGCGGTTGAGCGTCGGACACGGGGCCGTCCAGGTCTCTATATGCAGAGCCGCTTTCCTAATGAAGATTGGGAAAATGGCGTTACTGCCGCGCCTTATTCGATGTTTCAGGGCTTTACTGAACTTTTTGAGAATTTCGAACCGTGGTTGGCAAAAGCGACTGCGGCGAGGGTGCATGGGCATCTTTTTGCTGCTGATAGGGTGCATTATGCCGACGGCCAAACCGCGCTGAACGGTGCATTGAGCGACAGTGCAGAGTTGCGCGATTATAACGCTAACGCCTTTCTGACCAATCTCATTTGGAACACACGAGGTGAGCGGCAGTGTTTTCAGTTTGGGCCAGACGATACCCAAGATACGAACTGGCGCGTCGCCAAAGATCCACACGCGCAAATTTCTGTCATCACAGGTGCTTGGGCAATTCCGCTTTTCCGATCGAACCGCGATTTCGCCGATATTCGCAAGCTGGCTGCTAACCTACAAAAGATTGAAAGCGATCAGATGGATGTTTTGCGCTCTCCTTATACAAAGGCACGGGTGCGCATATGGACCATGGCGGAATTTATCGAAGCGCCGATGGAGCCGTTGCAGGGGATTTTGGATGAGATCGGGCAAACACGCATACGGCGGCTGGCTGAGGCACCCAAGATGGTGGACCTGCATGGGTTTGGGCAGTTCTTACAAAACCTCAAAAACCAAGGAATGCATCCCTATCTCATGGGAGATTTCCCGGTTGAGCATGGCCCAACAGCAACCGCAAAGCAGCAGCGCAAACCCTATCTGGTGAAGTAAAATATGACCGCACGCTTTGACAGTTTCGCCGTATTTGCAGAGATGCGAACAGGTTCAAATTTCCTTGAAGCGAATTTGAATGCCTTTGACGGCATCGCCTGTCATGGCGAGGCGTTCAATCCACATTTCATTGGCTATCCAAATGTGGATTCCATTCTGGGTATCGATCAGAAGAGTCGTGATGCGCAGCCGTCCGTTTTACTGGAAGCGATCTGTGCAACACCTGAGATGAGCGGTTTTCGTTACTTTCATGACCATGACCCGAGAGTGTTGGACGTGGTGCTGGAGAACCCGCGCTGCGCCAAGATCATTCTGACCCGCAACCCGGTAGAGAGCTATGTAAGTTGGAAGATTGCGCAGGAAACCGGGCAGTGGAAGCTAACAGATGTCAAAGCGCATAAATCCGCGCAGGCCAAGTTTAACGGCGATGAATTCGAAGCACATCTGGCTGCATTGCAAGCGTTTCAGCTTGAGCTGATGCACCGCTTACAGGTCTCCGGGCAGACGGCGTTTTATGTGGCCTATGAAGATCTCCAAAGCGTCGAGGTGATGAATGGTATCGCGCGATATCTCGGTGTGGACGATACGCTTGAGGAGCTGGACAAGAAGCTTAAAAAGCAGAACCCTAGCCCAATCTCAGACAAGGTCAGCAACTTTGCTGAGATGACACAGATGTTGTCCCGATTGGATCGCTTTGACCTCAACCGCACGCCGAATTTCGAGCCGCGAAGAGGCCCAAATGTGCCAAGCTACGTAGCCGGAGCAAAGGCACCGCTGTTGTTCATGCCAATCCCGTCGGGGCCCCAGGCTGGGATACGACAATGGCTGGCTGCTTTGGATGGGGTGCAGCCCACGGACTTGCTGTCACGCATGATGCAAAAGGATTTGCGGCGATGGAAGCGGCGCACTGTTGGCCATCGCAGTTTTACGGTTCTGCGCCACCCCGTTTCTCGGGCGCACGAGGCGTTTTGTCATCGCATTCTTAATACGGGCAAGGGAGGCTACGCGCAGTTGCGACAGACCCTGATCCGTAGGTACAAAATGCCCCTGCCGGCGACGATGGAAGATGCAGGCTATGATCTTATGGCGCACCGGACTGCGTTCAAAGCGTTTCTGAGCTTTCTCAAGGGCAATCTTGCTGGCCAGACGGCTGTGCGGGTTGACCAATCGTGGTGTACTCAGTCGCAAACCGTTCAGGGGTTTGGAGACTTTGCCCTGCCTGATCTTATCTTGCGTGAGAGCGAAATCGCCGACACGCTGCCACAGCTTGCCGAAACGCTGGGCTACCCTGAAACAACAGCGCCCGAGTCGGCAGGGCCCAACACCGCGTTCTTGCTTGATGACGTCTATGACGAAGAAATAGAAAAGCTTACCGGACAGGTTTACCAACGCGACTACATGATGTTCGGATTTGGTAGCTGGGCCTGATCAGGCGGCCTGCATCGCTTCGGCTTCGGTAAGGATGGTATAGAGTGTGCTGGCTTCGGGGTTCGCGCGCAATTTCG
It encodes the following:
- a CDS encoding glycosyltransferase family 4 protein, whose product is MDLTRSLRRAGHLPTGVDRVEAAYLKALIADPVPVFGLIRTSLGYLLLDPAVLTIFAQQLRGVSPFPPTGILSGMHRNVTTEVRQALSSARRLAIGRVAPWGLPKLLERHLPPGFAYLNVGHSNLTDRVFRAVKSVSGAHISVLIHDAIPLDFPQFQRPNTVRPFEEKLRRAQAHADLIIYNSADTKRRAEAHMQSWGTVPNGVVAHLGTTISEPDASKLPPGLSPTEPYFVTVGTIEPRKNHAFLLDLWAQMGPAAPLLLICGNRGWNNREVFDQLDGLSATSRVKEVNDLSDAALSRLVAGAQGLLFPSHAEGFGLPAIEALTLGTPVFCNDIETFREILGEKAVYATVSDSYLWLSTIEAWTTRSHAKREKIRFDAPKWDDHFKTVLRLT
- a CDS encoding sulfotransferase family 2 domain-containing protein — its product is MTARFDSFAVFAEMRTGSNFLEANLNAFDGIACHGEAFNPHFIGYPNVDSILGIDQKSRDAQPSVLLEAICATPEMSGFRYFHDHDPRVLDVVLENPRCAKIILTRNPVESYVSWKIAQETGQWKLTDVKAHKSAQAKFNGDEFEAHLAALQAFQLELMHRLQVSGQTAFYVAYEDLQSVEVMNGIARYLGVDDTLEELDKKLKKQNPSPISDKVSNFAEMTQMLSRLDRFDLNRTPNFEPRRGPNVPSYVAGAKAPLLFMPIPSGPQAGIRQWLAALDGVQPTDLLSRMMQKDLRRWKRRTVGHRSFTVLRHPVSRAHEAFCHRILNTGKGGYAQLRQTLIRRYKMPLPATMEDAGYDLMAHRTAFKAFLSFLKGNLAGQTAVRVDQSWCTQSQTVQGFGDFALPDLILRESEIADTLPQLAETLGYPETTAPESAGPNTAFLLDDVYDEEIEKLTGQVYQRDYMMFGFGSWA
- a CDS encoding DUF5927 domain-containing protein, which encodes MLVHTALGRAEQVARHWAQADCPVVIHVDKGVPKRTYDAFVSALSDVPNLMFSKRFRCEWGTWGIVAASQVASELVLASFAEVRHVYLASGSCLPLRPVQELIDYLAARPQTDFIESATTADVPWTVGGLDAERFTMHFPFSWKRQRFLFDRTVEFQRRFGFRRKMPNGIIPHMGSQWWCLTRQTLSAILQDPDRDEYDRYFKRVWIPDESYFQTLSRLYAINVESRSLTLSKFDFQGKPHIFYDDHLQLLRRSDCFVARKIWPYADRLYEAFLTDAAGAMKKTEPNPGKIDRIFSKAVERRTRGRPGLYMQSRFPNEDWENGVTAAPYSMFQGFTELFENFEPWLAKATAARVHGHLFAADRVHYADGQTALNGALSDSAELRDYNANAFLTNLIWNTRGERQCFQFGPDDTQDTNWRVAKDPHAQISVITGAWAIPLFRSNRDFADIRKLAANLQKIESDQMDVLRSPYTKARVRIWTMAEFIEAPMEPLQGILDEIGQTRIRRLAEAPKMVDLHGFGQFLQNLKNQGMHPYLMGDFPVEHGPTATAKQQRKPYLVK
- a CDS encoding glycosyltransferase family 2 protein, with protein sequence MTDITVSVVIVSRDRAQALMRCLLGVSQLQFPAFEVIVVADPTGIAAAEKMPFAELLKLVPFDEANISEARNLGLVHAAGDVVAFIDDDAIPEPQWLRYLTAPVVKPNVAAMTGFVRGRNGISFQWRAQGLNGLGQPGGLEVDATQATVLTPPKGRAIKTEGTNMAFRRDVLVAIGGFDPAFHYYLEETDLNMRLARAGHATAISPLAEVHHGFAPNRMRRADRVPSDLFDIGASWAVFARKYIPDADRELHWQTIRTAERRRLLSHMCAGRLEPRDISRLLGRLDGGHSNGLLRAITTTKLPNHPASPFKAFPYEPKASILIQTRLIGARAAQDRAAAHVAEGGIATVIILSLTSAFHRLSFNDQGVWVQRGGQFGRSDRGGKLVQVTHFRRRVRQERARIALQRGLIN
- a CDS encoding glycosyltransferase family 2 protein, which codes for MGALQSYRLRLQRKRWRLRALRKKRELKSVANRTGQIRPDDILLFCTQRNEKIRLPYFLDYYRKQGVGHFFFVDNDSEDGSLDYLLNQPDVSVWSTRASYKRSRFGVDWLNYLQMKHAHGHWVLTVDPDEFLVYPFCDTRPLRALTDWLDASSIKSFSAMLLDMYPKGRLDEQPYRMGQDPIEIASWFDSGNYTISRNHNFTNLWIQGGPRSRVFFPDEPEKAPALNKVPLVKWDRRYAYVSSTHMLLPRGLNQVYDEWGGEKASGVLLHTKFLDTFGAKAQEELERGQHYAGSVEYKAYAQSLSDNPHLWCKWSERYINWRQLEILGLMSKGNWA
- the galU gene encoding UTP--glucose-1-phosphate uridylyltransferase GalU, translated to MRNKVTKAIFPVAGMGTRFLPATKSVPKEIMTLVDRPLVQYAIDEAREAGIKEFIFVTSRGKGALEDYFDHAPALEEELRRKGKTELLEVLQNTNMESGAIAYIRQHRALGLGHAVWCARRLIGDEPFAVMLPDDVIAADKPCLQQMVEAYEETGGNMVAAMEVAPEKSSSYGMLDIREDMGHMVDVKGMVEKPDADKSPSNLAVIGRYILAPTVLQNLNKLKSGSGGEIQLTDAIAAELDQNRKVYGYRFEGQRFDCGSKSGFLQATVSFGLGRPDLEADLRAYLHDIMQVDKAAQ
- the galE gene encoding UDP-glucose 4-epimerase GalE encodes the protein MRTVLVTGGAGYIGSHACKALAAAGFVPVTFDNLVTGWQDAVKFGPFEQGDLMNRARLDEVFAIHKPIAVMHFAALSQVGESMSKPGLYWQNNVMGSLNLIEAAVAANCMNFVFSSTCATYGDQDNVVLDENSAQHPINAYGASKRAIEDILRDFGEAYGLHHVIFRYFNVAGADPDGEVGEFHQPETHLVPLMLDAIDGKRDALTIFGTDYDTPDGTCIRDYVHVCDLVDAHVLGLKWLQDGKENRVFNLGTGSGFSVREVIDHSRDVTNRPVPVVPGDRRPGDCTKLVSGSSRAIAELGWKPERSTLRQMITDAWRWHQTGHYNQ